A genomic stretch from Strongyloides ratti genome assembly S_ratti_ED321, chromosome : 1 includes:
- a CDS encoding Chromosome transmission fidelity protein 18 homolog, protein MDDFDVNGILEEPVDFQGADNRDFEDNQNLNLTHNDILTNHEIYKKAQLYTIVDMLDSQALENWYLRFDLPDAEAKARRIEELEMRNVMLTTEQLKKFKNGDMNNDSILLNQTNVNAKVYPNKGLLETPPLESNWIGISVGDSSDRKYIRLKEKNNEHRKLLYECDTNKDEIDPWSTLFSKVYNEFQEEKSRIHDTNKTIESVSENGNKLLIQKYQCNEGYFSLISDCSANRITLNWLKIWDMYVFGKKDFVIPDKPSWNERGIYDVDEGNGKRPKKKILGLFGPTGCCKTTLAKNIAKLCGYNIIYIAASDTLTVEQVKNKIERGISNVSMTFYLRPRDGMETDAPVKIKPNCVIIDDIDFASSELLDYLLKLSKEHGDKALKRPLILIGNNVYSSNLKELKGNIGIVKVSPIFSNLLLKRLTEICNIEGFDIKKYQLKELIEECYYDIRRCLNNLQLMFAGKGFIDGYQVHKEVSSDSSVVNNWEQIFVINRHWDSHGNILPLSERLQRVQNIIDRSEYADRLVFGLFQNTKIISNNSPDFNKKVSKIFEDIQLFYDTSMREQLFSLLRYRSAMVAKFHLVCAFKKPIRSARLKYDFTGPNEYRMKPEHTSILKHFKKNKDFFDWSNTMFFDDLLPYLIFILCPNVKHINVNYSSNDDIQRIQKSTKYMLQLNISIKEIKNNPNIYKGLNDIRSNNYTESTRFEPDITTICVLFYDSVLKIRNSEFERKMLYAQLCLDRLAKFEKLIPSKDETKSGKDKKNHIAQILSILKPNEDLNQIPSKKRKVNGNLRIYYLWDEGSLEIANTKSIRLCDF, encoded by the exons atggaTGATTTTGATGTAAATGGTATATTAGAAGAACCAGTTGATTTTCAGGGTGCAGATAATAGAGATTTTGAAGATAACCAAAATCTCAATTTAACtcataatgatatattaactaaccatgaaatttataaaaaagcaCAATTATATACAATTGTAGATATGTTAGATAGTCAAGCATTAGAAA acTGGTATCTTCGTTTTGATCTTCCTGATGCTGAGGCAAAAGCACGAAGAATTGAAGAACTTGAAATGAGAAATGTCATGCTTACCACAGAAcagttaaaaaagtttaaaaatggTGATATGAACAATGatagtatattattaaatcaaaCAAATGTAAATGCAAAAGTTTATCCTAATAAAGGATTGTTAGAAACTCCACCTCTTGAAAGTAATTGGATTGGTATATCAGTTGGAGATAGTTCAGATCGAAAATATATTAgattaaaagaaaagaataatgaacatagaaaattattatatgaatGTGACACCAATAAAGATGAAATTGATCCATGGAGTACCCTATTTTCTAAAGTGTATAATGAATTTCAAGAAGAAAAAAGTAGAATTCACGATACCAATAAAACTATAGAAAGTGTTAGTGAAAAtggaaataaattattaatccaAAAATATCAATGTAATGAAGGATATTTTTCACTAATTTCTGACTGTTCAGCAAATAGGATTACTTTAAATTGGCTCAAAATTTGGGATATGTATGTTTTTGGAAAGAAGGATTTTGTCATACCTGATAAACCAAGTTGGAATGAAAGAGGAATTTATGATGTTGATGAAGGAAATGGAAAAAGgccaaaaaagaaaatactaGGATTATTTGGACCTACCGGATGTTGTAAAACAACATTAGCTAAAAATATTGCCAAACTTTGTggttataatattatttatatagcAGCAAGTGATACTTTGACTGTTGAACAggtgaaaaataaaattgaacgTGGTATTTCAAATGTTTCAATGACTTTTTATCTAAGACCTCGGGATGGTATGGAAACTGATGCTCCAGTAAAAATCAAACCAAATTGTGTAATTATTGATGACATAGATTTTGCTAGTTCAGAATTGTTagattatttattgaaattatCAAAAGAACATGGTGATAAAGCATTGAAACGtccattaatattaattggtaataatgtttattcttcaaatttaaaagaattgaAAGGAAATATTGGTATTGTAAAAGTTTCACCAATATTTTCGAATCTTTTGTTAAAACGATTAACAGAAATTTGTAATATTGAAGggtttgatattaaaaaatatcaattgaAAGAATTGATAGAAGAATGTTATTATGATATTCGTAgatgtttaaataatttgcAATTGATGTTTGCTGGTAAAGGTTTTATTGATGGGTATCAAGTTCACAAAGAGGTATCATCAGATTCATCTGTTGTTAATAATTGGGaacaaatttttgttataaatcgTCATTGGGATTCTCATGGTAATATATTACCATTATCGGAAAGACTTCAAAGggtacaaaatataatagatCGTTCGGAGTATGCTGATAGACTTGTATTTggattatttcaaaatactaagataattagtaataattcaccggattttaataaaaaagtttctaaGATTTTTGAGGatattcaattattttatgatacaTCTATGAGAGAACAATTGTTTTCTTTATTAAGATACCGTTCTGCTATGGTTGCCAAGTTTCATTTAGTTTGTGCATTTAAAAAACCAATTCGTTCTGCTCGTTTAAAGTATGACTTTACAGGTCCCAATGAATATAGAATGAAACCTGAGCATACATCAATATTAAAacactttaaaaaaaacaaagatttttttgattGGTCTAATACAATGTTTTTTGATGATTTATTACCAtacttaatatttatattatgtcCTAATGTTAAAcatattaatgttaattattCTTCAAATGATGATATTCAACGAATTCAAAAATCAACAAAGTATATGctacaattaaatataagtataaaagaaataaaaaacaatccaaatatatacaaaggattaaatgatattagAAGTAACAATTATACTGAATCAACAAGGTTTGAACCAGATATTACAACAATTTgtgtattattttatgattctgttttaaaaataaggaATAGTGAATTTGAAAGGAAAATGTTATATGCTCAATTATGTTTAGATAGATTGGCAAAGTTTGAGAAGTTAATTCCTTCTAAAGATGAGACAAAATCAGGTAAGGATAAGAAAAATCATATTGCTCAGATTCTTTCAATTTTGAAACCAAATGAAGACTTAAATCAAATTCCATCTAAAAAACGAAAAGTTAATGGTAACCTaagaatttattatttatgggATGAAGGTTCTTTAGAAATTGCTAATACCAAATCAATACGTTTATGtgatttctaa
- a CDS encoding Hedgehog protein, Hint domain and Hint domain C-terminal and Hint domain N-terminal-containing protein: protein MFSNYIYLIFATFISLQKIAYSSFCGESSIPFSFEILPNGQPVLGCARPSCFGWDSDGTPLTNDAQFYRIHKKADGFLRKQSEDFRRVLSDEDAKYFKPKKAKCSKAFDNESCPGEDEWIGGIAPAANYTELPLGIQCCTYEGLKDSEDRGVAVVNIGQIVIGGEVFSGKRQYAFDYIKDILKHTNENGSVYYDVSIKRMSCLPLPDELSIKVDKSVLKEFDEKFIEKAQQRNKESRNYDKSIAFQAPKYVPGKEGLIDSEASRNAAELIAQELTNQDNMALKKNQIIDEEESMLRQKSAHAEGTAIHSLQYPINQVYNTAPVQQQYYPVTNYGGTTASGTWCPSFFCFSADTLVQTIDGKFKPISELEVGKDWVLSRNKSDIVYSQVTEWLHRDDNQKAEFIKISLDDGKELKITAYHYIYKTECVSNKDEQELKVNDIEKQAVYAKDVNVGDCLYVVSKEKNTFSKKEVISIDYVDEVGIYAPMTGTGDIVVEGILASCENIVHNTAMRSSFYQSFKYFADFIPNIFNKNEESKTVNLPYGLELAIQMMNIVMPKEIFSY from the exons atgtttagtaattatatatatttaatatttgcCACATTTATTAGCTTGCAAAAAATAGCATATTCTAGTTTTTGTGGTGAAAGTTCTATTCCATTTTCATTTGAA attcTACCGAATGGACAACCCGTTCTAGGTTGTGCCCGTCCATCCTGCTTTGGTTGGGATTCTGATGGAACACCATTGACAAATGATGCACAATTTTATCGTATTCATAAAAAAGCAGATGGTTTCTTACGTAAACAATCAGAAGATTTCCGTAGAGTTCTTAGTGATGAAGAtgctaaatattttaaaccaAAAAAAGCAAAATGTTCAAAGGCATTTGATAATGAAAGTTGCCCTGGTGAAGATGAATGGATTGGAGGTATAGCACCAGCAGCAAATTATACAGAACTTCCTTTGGGCATTCAATGTTGTACCTATGAAGGATTAAAAGATTCTGAAGATCGTGGAGTTGCAGTTGTAAATATTGGACAAATAGTTATTGGTGGAGAGGTATTTTCAGGAAAACGTCAATATGCttttgattatattaaagatattCTTAAACATACAAATGAAAATGGTTCAGTTTACTATGATGtttcaattaaaagaatGAGTTGTTTACCACTTCCAGATGAATTATCAATTAAAGTTGACAAAAgtgttttaaaagaatttgatgaaaaatttattgaaaaagcacaacaaagaaataaagaatcaagaaattatgataaatcaATTGCATTCCAAGCACCAAAATATGTTCCTGGTAAAGAAGGACTCATAGATTCAGAGGCTTCAAGAAATGCTGCTGAACTTATTGCACAAGAATTAACAAATCAAGATAATATGgcacttaaaaaaaatcaaattataGATGAGGAAGAAAGTATGCTAAGACAAAAATCAGCCCATGCAGAAGGAACTGCAATTCATTCTTTACAGTATCCAATCAATCAAGTATATAATACAGCACCAGTTCAACAACAATATTATCCTGTAACAAATTATGGAGGAACAACCGCTTCAGGAACATGGTGTCCATCATTTTTCTGTTTCTCAGCCGATACCCTTGTTCAAACAATTGATGGTAAATTTAAACCAATTTCAGAATTAGAAGTAGGAAAAGATTGGGTATTGTCAAGAAATAAAAGTGATATTGTTTATTCACAAGTAACTGAATGGTTACATAGAGATGATAATCAAAAGGctgaatttataaaaatatcactTGATGATggtaaagaattaaaaataacagcatatcattatatttacaaaacaGAATGTGTATCTAATAAAGATGAACAagaattaaaagttaatgaTATTGAGAAACAAGCTGTTTATGCTAAAGATGTTAATGTTGGTGATTGCCTTTATGTTgtatcaaaagaaaaaaatactttttccAAAAAAGAAGTTATTTCTATTGATTATGTAGATGAAGTTGGAATATATGCTCCAATGACAGGAACTGGAGATATTGTTGTTGAAGGTATCCTTGCTTCATGTGAAAATATTGTTCATAATACTGCCATGAGAAGTAGTTTCTACCAATCATTCAAATATTTTGCCGATTTTATTCCaaacatatttaataagAATGAAGAATCTAAGACTGTCAACCTTCCATATGGCTTAGAATTGGCGATACAAATGATGAACATCGTCATGCCAAAAGAAATTTTCTcctattaa
- a CDS encoding RNA recognition motif domain and Regulator of nonsense-mediated decay, UPF3 domain and Nucleotide-binding, alpha-beta plait domain-containing protein yields MTRKYKGSVKRGSSIRAVKISIRHLPPDLTEEELMSYFKGFLNPGTYQFYSSNEFKLNTDAFSFCTVSFKNNEIAMEFAKKFDGKPIKSSNGISTNISIEIATNEKNAFKKIASTKDTSLCTQKLKESKVFKDYFSEEDKQAFVPDFSKMLEEIEEQETRRIFGDLRETPLTKEVGVIYLTKEERGGIRIPKEKKDREKRFRERKEKKQIKKLLKGVKKEKSKSNDLDDSPMIIINSKYKSNSSSSQYSPGIKVESKSGNKLPGIILAKRSTDGSVNVLSKGTEIKTKKSDEKSKEFGDKKDKSKKVKKEKPVEKKKKSREDEVDSSNIIFALKKKENETLEKPKNEVCKVDNDNDSGKQKRRGYVPGMVAKRIFENNSNS; encoded by the exons ATGACTCGAAAATATAAAGGATCTGTAAAACGAGGTTCATCAATACGTGCTGTaaag ATATCTATTAGACATTTACCACCAGATCTAACTGAAGAAGAATTGATGTCCTATTTTAAAGGTTTCCTAAATCCTGGAacatatcaattttattcttctaatgagtttaaattaaatactGATGCATTTTCATTTTGTACAGTTTCTTTCAAAAACAATGAAATAGCAATGGAGTTTGCCAAGAAATTTGATGGAAAACCAATAAAATCATCTAACGGAATTTCTACAAACATTTCAATTGAGATTGCtacaaatgaaaaaaatgcttttaaaaaaatagcaTCAACAAAGGACACCTCATTATGTACTCAAAAACTTAAAGAAAGTAAAGTTTTTAAGGATTATTTTAGTGAGGAGGATAAGCAAGCTTTTGTACCTGACTTCTCGAAGATGCTTGAAGAAATTGAGGAGCAGGAGACTCGAAGGATATTTGGAGATTTAAGAGAAACACCTTTAACCAAAGAGGTAGGTGTTATTTATCTTACAAAAGAGGAACGTGGTGGAATTAGAATTCCAAAAGAAAAGAAAGATAGAGAAAAGAGGTTCCGtgaaagaaaagaaaaaaaacagattaaaaaacttttaaaaggGGTTAAAAAGGAAAAGTCTAAATCAAATGATTTGGATGATAGTCCaatgattataataaattcaaAGTATAAATCAAATAGCTCTTCAAGTCAATATTCACCAGGTATAAAAGTTGAATCAAAGTCAGGTAACAAATTACCAGGTATAATATTAGCAAAAAGAAGTACAGATGGTTCAGTAAATGTACTTTCTAAAGGTACTGAAATAAAAACTAAGAAATCAGATGAAAAGAGTAAAGAATTTGGAGATAAGAAAGATAAAAGTAAGAAAGTTAAAAAGGAAAAACCAGTTgaaaagaagaagaaaagTAGAGAGGATGAAGTTGATTcttcaaatataatttttgccttaaagaaaaaagagaACGAAACTTTGGAAAAACCAAAAAATGAGGTTTGTAAGGTGGATAATGATAACGATTCAGGAAAACAAAAACGACGTGGTTACGTACCAGGAATGGTTGCCAAAagaatttttgaaaataattcaaatagTTAA
- a CDS encoding Protein-tyrosine phosphatase-like, PTPLA family-containing protein, whose translation MKPFEVYLFLYNGIQVLGWGSILLKSINWLSSSGTYNDLYNDNVLALQIFQTAAILEIVHCAVGFVRSPVGTTIMQVYSRVFVVWGILYSVKSSQESIGVPMLIFAWSITEVIRYSFYALSLIKTVPYILIWMRYTFFIVLYPLGASGELFTMICGLNEIYDKKIFTLEMPNSLNFAFSYWWYVVILCLFYIPGFPKMYFYMFGQRKKVLKVDTTKKTK comes from the exons ATGAAACCTTTTGAagtttacttatttttatacaatggAATTCAAGTTTTAGG atggGGTTCAATTCTCCTTAAATCAATAAATTGGCTTTCATCTTCTGGAACATATAATGACTTATATAATGACAATGTTTTAGCTCTTCAAATATTTCAAACTGCTGCTATTCTTGAAATTGTACATTGTGCTGTAGGATTTGTTCGATCACCTGTTGGTACAACAATTATGCAAGTATATTCTCGTGTATTTGTTGTTTGGGGAATTCTTTATTCTGTAAAATCATCTCAAGAATCTATTGGAGTCCCAATGCTTATATTTGCTTGGTCTATTACAGAAGTTATTAGATATTCATTTTATGCTCTTTCTTTAATCAAAACAGTTCcatacattttaatatgGATGagatatacattttttattgttttatatcCACTTGGTGCATCAGGAGAATTATTTACAATGATTTGTGGGCTTAAtgaaatttatgataaaaaaatatttacattagaAATGCCAAATAGTCTGAACTTTGCTTTTAGTTACTGGTGGTATGTTGTTATTTTGTGTCTCTTTTATATTCCTGGATTCCCAAAAATGTATTTCTACATGTTTGGACAAAGAAAGAAAGTACTTAAAGTTgatacaacaaaaaaaacaaaataa
- a CDS encoding Sorting nexin-17 yields MIHITIPTTRICSEYNNPKKKFHSFDFYINGAFHASIRYSHLNDLHEKLIENFGFRLKTTFPPKKLRHFLNPKELNERRCDLTNYFQELIQNPDICKHYILEKNFLDFQVNSFNPVTVNIAIDVYNSFGDKVTIKCNIREGANTVLKYVVEKFKIDLTLINHFALFLGHERYKIEDRTNPNDILIRRWLKNYESPYVSLQLLNQKTAKEGIFYKIFIRKVIWDPSIEEQIMFDSGALNIMYLQAVTEFKNKHMPTNKLIEDRLHELIKEESKVQFLRLCHLQSTYGYEYLKNVKCDYPKPNTECELKMGRREIVLTWRNDNIGEESVTFRTTRIRIWRIVHNFTVDNIHIYSFNFEYLLSPGEFRWISIETDQTILISCLLQSMSIEILQESKNMGILINSDNLCKKTANNLEKIKEQSIGNQLEENNEHYETFEDIFDNINDGIPLQNRNVTSKHE; encoded by the exons atgattcaTATAACAATTCCAACAACAAGAATTTGTTCAGAATATAACAATccaaagaaaaaatttcat tcttttgatttttatattaatggTGCTTTTCATGCTTCTATAAGGTATTCacatttaaatgatttacatgaaaaattaattgaaaattttggTTTTCGTCTCAAAACAACTTTTCCtccaaaaaaattaagacaTTTCTTGAATCCAAAAGAATTAAATGAGAGGCGTTGTGATTTgacaaattattttcaagaaCTTATACAAAATCCAGATATTTgtaaacattatattttagaaaaaaattttcttgattttcaagttaattcttttaatccTGTAACTGTTAATATTGCCATAGATGTATATAATTCTTTTGGAGATAAAGTAacaataaaatgtaatattagAGAGGGAGCCAATACTGTCCTTAAGTATGTTGTGgagaaatttaaaattgacCTTACTTTGATAAATCATTTTGCGTTATTTCTCGGTCATGAAAGATACAAGATTGAGGATAGGACAAATcctaatgatattttaattaggcgatggttaaaaaattatgaaagtCCATATGTTTCATTACAATTACTAAATCAAAAAACTGCAAAAGAAggtattttttataaaatttttattagaaaagtTATTTGGGATCCAAGTATTGAGGAACAAATTATGTTTGATTCGGGTgctttaaatataatgtatttACAAGCTGTAACagagtttaaaaataaacatatgcCTACAAATAAATTGATTGAGGATAGACTTCATGAACTCATTAAAGAAGAATCAAAAGTACAATTCTTAAGGTTATGTCATCTTCAAAGTACATATGGTTATGAGTATCTTAAAAATGTGAAATGTGATTATCCTAAACCTAACACAGAATGTGAATTAAAAATGGGAAGAAGAGAAATTGTTTTGACATGGAGGAATGATAATATTGGTGAGGAGTCAGTAACATTTAGAACAACACGAATAAGAATATGGCGAATAGTACACAACTTTACAGTTGATAATATTCacatttattcttttaattttgaatatttattatcaccAGGTGAATTTAGATGGATTTCAATTGAGACAGATCaaacaatattaataagTTGTCTTCTTCAATCCATGAGTATTGAAATTTTACaagaatcaaaaaatatgGGTATTCTTATTAATAGTGATAATCTTTGCAAAAAGACAGCAAATAATCTTGAAAAAATCAAAGAACAAAGTATAGGTAATCAACTTGAGGAAAATAACGAACACTATGAAACATTTGAggatatatttgataatattaatgatggGATCCCTTTACAAAATCGGAATGTAACATCAAAACATGAATAG